The following proteins are co-located in the Maridesulfovibrio sp. genome:
- the rpsG gene encoding 30S ribosomal protein S7 — protein sequence MPRKGPVPKRQILPDPVYGSQLATKFMNRLMYDGKKSVSENIFYQALEFLGDKTQEDPIKAFEKAVENVKPHVEVKSRRVGGATYQVPVEVRPDRQVSLAIRWLINFARSRGEKGMVARLSGEFLDAYNKRGGAVKKKEDTHRMAEANKAFAHYRW from the coding sequence ATGCCTCGTAAAGGTCCGGTACCCAAAAGACAAATTCTTCCCGATCCGGTATACGGTTCTCAGCTCGCTACTAAGTTCATGAACAGACTCATGTACGATGGTAAGAAGAGTGTGTCTGAAAATATATTCTATCAAGCTCTTGAATTCCTCGGCGACAAAACCCAGGAAGATCCTATCAAGGCTTTCGAAAAGGCTGTGGAAAACGTTAAGCCTCACGTGGAAGTAAAGTCCCGCCGTGTTGGTGGTGCTACTTATCAGGTGCCCGTTGAAGTTCGTCCCGATCGTCAGGTTTCCCTGGCTATCAGATGGCTGATCAACTTCGCTCGCTCCAGAGGTGAAAAGGGCATGGTTGCACGTCTTAGCGGTGAGTTCCTCGATGCTTACAACAAGCGTGGCGGAGCAGTGAAGAAAAAGGAAGACACCCATCGTATGGCCGAAGCCAACAAGGCTTTTGCTCACTACCGTTGGTAA
- the rpsL gene encoding 30S ribosomal protein S12, with translation MPTINQLIRKGREKQLKRKKTPALQACPQRRGVCTRVYTTTPKKPNSALRKVARVRLTNAIEVTAYIGGEGHNLQEHSVVLIRGGRVKDLPGVRYHIVRGSLDTAGVADRRQGRSKYGAKRPK, from the coding sequence ATGCCAACCATCAATCAGCTTATAAGAAAAGGGCGTGAAAAGCAGCTCAAGCGTAAGAAAACTCCTGCGCTTCAGGCCTGCCCCCAGCGCCGTGGCGTGTGCACTCGCGTGTACACCACCACCCCTAAGAAGCCTAACTCCGCACTGCGTAAGGTCGCTCGTGTGCGTCTGACTAATGCCATCGAAGTTACTGCATACATCGGTGGTGAAGGTCATAACCTTCAGGAACACTCTGTGGTACTTATCCGTGGTGGTCGTGTAAAAGACTTACCTGGTGTTCGTTACCACATCGTTCGCGGCTCCCTCGACACCGCTGGTGTTGCAGATCGTCGTCAGGGTCGTTCCAAGTACGGCGCAAAGCGTCCTAAATAG
- the rpoC gene encoding DNA-directed RNA polymerase subunit beta': MRRTSGAGLAGRGLKGIQISIASPEKIREWSFGEVKKPETINYRTFKPERDGLFCAKIFGPVKDYECNCGKYKRMKHRGIVCEKCGVEVIASKVRRERMGHIELAAPVAHIWFLKTLPSKIGTLLDITMADLEKVLYFDSYIVLDPGETPLKQYQIISEDQYFQVIDHYGEEAVEVGMGAETIKSLLAQIDMPALKHELREESLTTRSQTKKKKLTKRLKIVEAFLESGNDCQWMIMDVIPVIPPELRPLVPLDGGRFATSDLNDLYRRVINRNNRLKRLIELGAPDIIIRNEKRMLQESVDALFDNGRRGRAITGTNGRPLKSLSDMIKGKQGRFRQNLLGKRVDYSGRSVIVVGPKLKLHQCGLPKKMALELFKPFIYAELERREIATTIKSAKKMVEREDLVVWDILDDVVREYPIMLNRAPTLHRLGIQSFEPSLVEGKAIQLHPLVCSAYNADFDGDQMAVHVPLSVEAQIECRVLMMSSNNILSPANGQPIINPSQDIVLGLYYLTVERSFSKGEGMVFTAPWEVIAALDAEVVSMHARIKVRIEGELVETTPGRILVGELLPEGMGFEFANVVMTKKNIAKLVSSAYRSAGSKATVILCDRLKDLGYEHATRAAVTIGVKDLTIPAAKAGLLDTAYAEVEDIEAQYREGIITRTEKYNKVVDVWTKVTNDVSAEMTNEMSTDIMVDPKTGKQETNSSFNPVFMMAHSGARGNQDQMRQLAGMRGLMAKPSGEIIETPITSSFREGLSVLQYFISTHGARKGLADTALKTANSGYLTRRLVDVVQDVTIAEHDCRTVDGLELTHYIKGGEIKERLSEKVLGRVTIHDVIKEDTGEILVPADSLIDEAAAKLIDENGINSMTVRSPLTCRAKHGICAMCYGRDLARGHVVNVGETVGIIAAQSIGEPGTQLTMRTFHIGGTASREIQQSSFEAQHNGSVVLNRMRSVRSADGHEMVLGKSCQIGIVDEQGREREKYVLPLGAKLFVEEGQQITQGTMLAEWDPLAEPFITEVTGTVKFSDLVEGKTFQERVDEATGQATYTIQEYRTTNFKPSISICGEDGEPLTRPGSTLKAVYPLPVGAILMVKDGNLVNAGEIIARKLRETSKTKDIVGGLPRVAELFEVRKPKELGIISEIDGVVSYGPESKGKRKIVVTPEIGEIKEYLVPKGRHITAQEGDFVEAGDLMTEGLPELHDILKVKGEKYLARFLVEEIQDVYRFQGVGINDKHIEVIVRQMLKKVSIVDPGETHFLVGEQVDKQRFMETNQEAVANGLKPATAQTHVLGITQASLSTASFISAASFQETTKVLTESSLCGKKDYLRGLKENVIVGRLIPAGTGFRKYARTDIIVPDQPERADKFLEELEEEPLLVNER, encoded by the coding sequence ATGCGTAGAACATCCGGTGCAGGCCTCGCAGGACGCGGCCTCAAAGGTATTCAGATTTCCATTGCTTCTCCCGAAAAGATCCGCGAATGGTCTTTCGGTGAAGTTAAGAAGCCCGAGACCATCAACTACAGGACTTTCAAGCCGGAAAGAGATGGTCTTTTCTGCGCTAAAATTTTCGGACCCGTAAAAGACTACGAGTGTAACTGCGGTAAGTATAAGCGCATGAAGCACCGCGGCATCGTATGTGAGAAATGCGGTGTTGAAGTTATCGCATCCAAAGTCAGACGTGAACGCATGGGCCACATCGAGCTTGCTGCTCCTGTTGCTCATATCTGGTTTTTGAAAACCCTTCCTTCCAAGATCGGTACACTGCTTGATATTACCATGGCCGATCTTGAGAAGGTTCTGTACTTTGATTCATATATCGTTCTTGATCCGGGTGAAACCCCGCTCAAGCAATACCAGATCATCTCTGAAGATCAGTATTTTCAGGTAATCGACCACTATGGCGAAGAAGCCGTTGAAGTGGGTATGGGTGCTGAGACCATCAAAAGTCTGCTGGCCCAGATCGATATGCCCGCACTCAAGCACGAATTACGTGAAGAGTCCCTGACCACCCGCAGCCAGACCAAAAAGAAAAAGCTGACTAAGCGTCTTAAGATCGTTGAAGCTTTCCTTGAATCCGGTAACGACTGCCAGTGGATGATCATGGATGTTATTCCTGTAATTCCGCCCGAGCTGCGTCCTCTGGTTCCCCTTGATGGCGGACGTTTCGCAACTTCCGATCTCAACGATCTCTACCGTCGCGTCATCAACAGGAACAACCGTCTGAAGCGCCTCATTGAACTCGGCGCTCCTGACATCATTATCCGCAACGAAAAGCGCATGCTGCAGGAATCCGTTGACGCATTGTTCGACAACGGTCGCCGCGGTCGTGCAATCACCGGTACAAACGGCCGTCCCCTGAAATCCCTTTCCGATATGATTAAGGGTAAACAGGGTCGTTTCCGTCAGAACCTGCTTGGTAAACGTGTTGACTACTCCGGACGTTCCGTAATTGTTGTGGGTCCCAAGCTGAAACTGCACCAGTGCGGTCTTCCCAAGAAGATGGCTTTGGAGTTGTTCAAGCCTTTTATCTATGCAGAACTTGAGCGCAGGGAAATAGCAACTACCATCAAAAGCGCTAAAAAGATGGTTGAACGTGAAGACCTCGTTGTATGGGATATCCTTGACGACGTTGTTCGCGAATACCCCATCATGCTCAACCGTGCACCAACTCTTCACCGTCTCGGTATCCAGTCCTTTGAACCTTCTTTGGTTGAAGGTAAGGCTATCCAGCTGCATCCGCTTGTATGTTCTGCATACAACGCTGACTTTGACGGTGACCAGATGGCTGTTCACGTACCTCTTTCTGTTGAAGCACAGATTGAGTGTCGTGTTCTGATGATGTCTTCAAACAATATCCTGTCCCCTGCGAACGGACAGCCCATCATCAACCCCTCTCAGGATATCGTTCTCGGTCTCTACTATCTGACCGTTGAGCGTTCTTTCTCTAAAGGGGAAGGTATGGTCTTCACCGCTCCGTGGGAAGTTATTGCTGCTCTTGACGCTGAAGTGGTCAGCATGCATGCCCGCATCAAGGTTCGTATTGAAGGCGAACTGGTGGAAACTACTCCCGGACGTATCCTCGTAGGTGAATTACTTCCCGAAGGTATGGGCTTTGAATTCGCAAACGTGGTTATGACCAAGAAGAACATTGCCAAGCTTGTATCCAGCGCGTACCGCTCTGCAGGCAGCAAGGCTACCGTTATTCTTTGTGATCGCCTTAAAGACCTCGGTTACGAGCATGCAACACGCGCTGCTGTGACCATCGGTGTTAAGGATCTGACCATTCCTGCTGCCAAGGCCGGACTGCTCGATACTGCGTACGCAGAAGTTGAAGACATTGAAGCACAGTACCGCGAAGGTATCATCACCCGTACTGAAAAGTACAACAAGGTTGTCGACGTTTGGACCAAGGTAACCAACGACGTATCAGCCGAAATGACCAATGAAATGTCTACCGACATCATGGTCGATCCGAAGACTGGTAAGCAGGAAACAAACTCCTCTTTCAACCCGGTCTTTATGATGGCTCACTCCGGTGCTCGTGGTAACCAGGACCAGATGCGTCAGCTCGCAGGTATGCGTGGTCTGATGGCGAAACCTTCCGGTGAAATTATCGAAACTCCGATTACTTCATCCTTCCGTGAAGGTCTCTCTGTTCTGCAGTACTTTATTTCTACTCACGGTGCTCGTAAAGGTCTCGCGGATACCGCGCTGAAAACAGCGAACTCCGGTTACCTGACCCGTCGTCTTGTTGACGTTGTTCAGGATGTTACCATTGCCGAACATGACTGCCGCACAGTCGACGGCCTTGAGTTGACCCACTACATCAAGGGTGGAGAAATCAAGGAAAGACTGTCCGAAAAAGTTCTCGGCCGCGTAACCATTCACGATGTAATTAAGGAAGATACCGGTGAGATTCTTGTTCCTGCCGATTCCCTTATCGATGAAGCAGCAGCCAAGCTTATTGATGAAAACGGTATCAACTCCATGACTGTTCGTTCTCCGTTGACCTGTCGTGCAAAGCACGGTATCTGCGCTATGTGTTACGGTCGTGACCTTGCAAGAGGCCACGTTGTAAACGTAGGTGAAACTGTAGGTATCATCGCTGCGCAGTCCATCGGTGAACCGGGAACACAGCTGACAATGCGTACCTTCCACATCGGTGGTACCGCATCCCGTGAAATTCAGCAGTCTTCTTTTGAAGCACAGCATAACGGTTCCGTTGTTCTGAACCGTATGCGTTCTGTCCGCAGTGCCGATGGCCATGAAATGGTCCTTGGTAAGAGTTGCCAGATTGGTATCGTGGACGAGCAGGGCAGAGAACGTGAAAAATACGTTCTGCCTCTTGGTGCTAAACTTTTTGTTGAAGAAGGGCAGCAGATCACACAAGGAACCATGCTGGCCGAGTGGGATCCGCTTGCAGAACCTTTCATCACAGAAGTAACCGGTACTGTTAAGTTTTCCGACCTCGTTGAAGGTAAAACTTTCCAGGAACGTGTTGACGAAGCCACAGGACAGGCTACCTACACAATCCAGGAATACCGTACCACAAACTTTAAACCTTCAATTTCCATCTGCGGCGAAGACGGTGAACCCCTGACCCGCCCCGGATCCACCCTGAAAGCGGTTTACCCGCTGCCGGTTGGAGCGATCTTGATGGTTAAAGACGGTAACCTCGTCAATGCTGGTGAGATTATCGCTCGTAAGCTTCGCGAAACTTCAAAGACGAAGGACATCGTTGGTGGTCTTCCTCGAGTTGCGGAGCTGTTTGAAGTGCGTAAACCAAAGGAACTTGGAATCATTTCGGAGATTGATGGTGTGGTCTCCTATGGACCTGAATCCAAAGGCAAGCGTAAAATTGTTGTTACCCCTGAAATTGGTGAAATCAAAGAATACCTCGTGCCCAAGGGCCGCCATATTACTGCACAGGAAGGCGACTTCGTAGAAGCCGGTGACCTGATGACAGAAGGTCTGCCTGAACTGCACGATATCCTCAAAGTTAAGGGTGAGAAATATCTCGCACGTTTTCTTGTTGAGGAAATTCAGGATGTTTACCGTTTCCAGGGTGTTGGAATTAACGATAAGCACATCGAAGTTATTGTCCGCCAGATGCTCAAGAAGGTCAGCATCGTTGATCCCGGTGAGACCCATTTTCTTGTGGGCGAACAGGTGGACAAGCAGCGCTTCATGGAAACCAACCAGGAAGCTGTCGCTAACGGACTCAAGCCTGCTACCGCACAGACACATGTTCTCGGTATTACTCAGGCTTCACTTTCTACCGCTTCCTTCATTTCCGCGGCTTCATTTCAGGAGACTACCAAGGTTCTTACCGAGTCTTCTCTCTGCGGCAAGAAGGACTATCTGCGCGGCCTGAAAGAAAACGTTATCGTCGGTCGACTTATTCCTGCAGGTACCGGTTTCCGTAAGTATGCACGTACGGATATTATCGTTCCTGATCAGCCCGAGCGTGCAGATAAGTTCCTTGAGGAACTGGAAGAAGAACCGCTGCTCGTTAACGAAAGATAG
- the rpoB gene encoding DNA-directed RNA polymerase subunit beta, whose protein sequence is MGQLRKIFGKIKVTLPIPHLLELQVDSFKKFLQEGVAPASRADVGLEGVFRSVFPIEDFNKTASLEYVSYDIGEPKYDMDECISKGLTYEAPIRIKVRLVVFDVDEETESRTIRDIKEQDIYFGTVPLMSDQGTFIINGTERVIVNQLQRSPGIIFEHDSGKTHTSRKVLYSCRIIPMRGSWLDFDFDHKDILYVRIDRRRKMPATVLLKAMGLSKQDILDYYYEVEEYQIDRHIVRRKVVENQYRKENAWVDLCLEDGKVIVQRDKPVTKFGWKKLVRGGLEYIEVDPKSLVGQFAFNDITDPDTGEVIAESADEITEEIFERIQEVGLKEVKVLHTQGADVSSALRDSMMLDKTTDVESAQIEIYRRLRPSSPPTAEIAANFFENLFRSSDYYDLSSVGRYKLNARLNIETPLELRTLTNEDILTAVKVLCKLKDSHGPADDIDNLGNRRVRPVGELVENQYRIGLVRMERAIKERMSLQEVATLMPHDLINPKPVAAVLKEFFGTSQLSQFMDQTNPLSEVTHKRRLSALGPGGLTRERAGFEVRDVHVSHYGRICPIETPEGPNIGLIVSLTTYSKVNDFGFIESPYRTIKDSAMTDEILYYDATREVGHVVAQANAPIDKEGRFTNPLVTCRLNGDVSMHPREDATLMDISPSQTVSVSAALIPFLEHDDANRALMGSNMQRQAVPLLKTSQPLVGTGMEANVAQDSGSCVLAENDGVIDYVDAERLVVRYDDGVYPDTGGVKHYELQKWHKSNQNSCYGQRPRLPIGTPVKKGDVLADGPGIKDGELALGKNLLVAFMPWCGYNFEDSILISERVVKEDVFTSVHIEEFELVARDTKLGPEEVTRDIPNVSEDMLRNLDECGIIRLGARIAPDDILVGKITPKGETQLTPEEKLLRAIFGDKARDVKNTSLKVPPGIEGTIVDVKVFNRRSGEKDDRTRNIEDFELAKHDMKESKHIESLTNKTRVKIAEVVTNKQISQTLMGRKKGEVLAEAGHIITDEILAEVPLKKLGGLFADKETNEAVKQLLAEYDKQIRIIKGIYDVKREKVTEGDDLPPGVIKMVKVYIAVKRKLSVGDKMAGRHGNKGVVSNILPEQDMPFFANGTPMDIVLNPLGVPSRMNIGQIMETHLGWAALALGQKFAAMLDNGEALGVIRQEIKDTFESEDVYELIDSLDDEEFRLAVNKAREGIVTKTPVFDGATEEEIWDLVGKTGIGDDGKVTLYDGRTGDPFHNRVTVGVMYILKLHHLVDEKIHARSTGPYSLVTQQPLGGKAQFGGQRLGEMEVWALEAYGAAYLLQEFLTVKSDDVTGRVKMYEKIVKGDNFLEAGLPESFNVLVKELMSLGLDVNLLQDEVEETADKK, encoded by the coding sequence ATGGGTCAGCTCAGAAAAATATTTGGAAAGATCAAAGTTACTCTGCCGATTCCCCACCTGCTCGAACTGCAGGTGGATTCCTTCAAAAAATTCCTTCAGGAAGGCGTAGCACCCGCAAGTCGGGCGGACGTCGGTCTCGAAGGGGTTTTTCGTTCGGTTTTTCCGATTGAGGATTTCAATAAAACTGCCAGCCTCGAATATGTCAGCTACGACATTGGCGAGCCTAAATACGATATGGATGAGTGTATCTCCAAGGGGCTTACTTATGAAGCTCCTATCCGTATCAAGGTACGTCTCGTAGTTTTTGATGTTGATGAAGAGACTGAAAGCAGGACTATCCGCGACATTAAAGAGCAGGATATCTACTTCGGAACCGTGCCGCTCATGAGCGATCAGGGTACTTTCATTATAAATGGTACTGAACGCGTTATCGTTAACCAGCTCCAGCGTTCCCCGGGTATCATTTTCGAACATGATTCCGGCAAGACACATACCAGCCGCAAGGTTCTTTACAGTTGCCGCATTATCCCCATGCGCGGTTCTTGGCTGGATTTCGATTTCGACCACAAAGATATCCTCTATGTGCGTATCGACCGTCGCCGTAAAATGCCCGCTACTGTTCTGCTTAAGGCCATGGGCCTCTCAAAGCAGGATATTCTCGACTACTATTATGAAGTGGAAGAGTATCAGATCGACCGCCACATTGTGCGCCGTAAGGTCGTAGAAAATCAGTACCGCAAGGAAAACGCCTGGGTTGACCTCTGCCTTGAAGATGGCAAAGTTATTGTTCAGCGCGATAAGCCTGTAACCAAGTTTGGCTGGAAAAAACTGGTCCGTGGCGGTTTGGAATATATTGAAGTAGATCCCAAGTCTCTCGTGGGTCAGTTCGCTTTCAATGATATCACTGATCCAGATACCGGTGAAGTTATTGCTGAATCAGCTGACGAGATTACTGAAGAAATCTTTGAACGCATTCAGGAAGTGGGTTTGAAGGAAGTCAAAGTACTGCATACTCAGGGTGCTGACGTTTCTTCCGCACTGCGCGATTCCATGATGCTGGACAAGACCACTGATGTTGAGTCCGCTCAGATTGAAATCTATCGCAGACTGCGCCCCAGTTCTCCGCCTACTGCTGAGATTGCTGCCAATTTCTTTGAAAACCTGTTCCGCAGCTCTGATTACTATGATCTCTCCAGCGTTGGTCGTTACAAGCTGAATGCGCGTCTTAATATTGAGACTCCCCTTGAACTGCGCACCCTGACCAACGAGGACATCCTCACTGCGGTTAAGGTTCTCTGCAAACTCAAGGATAGCCACGGTCCCGCTGATGATATCGATAACCTCGGTAACAGACGTGTCCGTCCGGTTGGTGAGCTGGTTGAAAACCAGTACCGCATCGGTCTTGTTCGCATGGAAAGAGCCATCAAGGAGCGCATGAGCCTCCAGGAAGTGGCGACTCTCATGCCGCATGACTTGATCAACCCCAAACCGGTTGCTGCAGTACTCAAGGAATTCTTCGGTACTTCTCAGCTTTCACAGTTCATGGACCAGACCAACCCGCTTTCCGAAGTTACCCATAAGCGCAGACTTTCCGCGCTGGGACCCGGCGGTCTGACCCGTGAGCGTGCAGGCTTCGAAGTTCGTGACGTTCACGTTTCTCACTATGGACGTATTTGTCCCATTGAAACTCCTGAAGGTCCGAACATCGGTCTTATTGTTTCTTTGACAACTTACTCTAAGGTCAATGATTTCGGTTTCATTGAAAGTCCTTACCGGACAATTAAAGATTCCGCGATGACCGATGAGATTTTATATTACGATGCCACGCGCGAAGTAGGGCATGTGGTCGCTCAGGCTAACGCGCCTATTGACAAAGAGGGTAGGTTTACCAACCCGCTGGTAACCTGTCGTCTTAACGGTGACGTCTCCATGCATCCCCGTGAAGATGCAACTCTCATGGATATCAGCCCCAGCCAGACCGTTTCTGTTTCTGCTGCGCTGATTCCGTTCTTGGAGCATGACGATGCTAACCGTGCGCTCATGGGTTCTAACATGCAGCGCCAGGCTGTGCCTTTGCTGAAAACCTCCCAGCCTCTGGTTGGTACCGGTATGGAAGCCAACGTTGCACAGGATTCAGGTAGTTGTGTTCTTGCAGAGAACGACGGTGTTATCGACTACGTTGATGCTGAGCGTCTCGTTGTTCGTTACGATGACGGTGTCTACCCTGATACCGGTGGCGTAAAGCATTATGAGCTCCAGAAGTGGCACAAGTCCAACCAGAACTCCTGCTACGGCCAGCGTCCCCGTCTGCCTATCGGAACTCCTGTCAAGAAAGGTGATGTCCTTGCTGACGGTCCCGGTATCAAAGATGGTGAACTCGCTCTTGGTAAAAACCTTCTCGTAGCGTTTATGCCCTGGTGCGGATATAACTTTGAGGACTCCATCCTCATTTCCGAGCGTGTTGTTAAAGAAGACGTGTTCACCTCAGTACACATTGAGGAATTTGAGCTCGTTGCCCGTGACACCAAGCTTGGACCCGAAGAAGTCACCCGTGATATTCCCAACGTGAGTGAAGACATGCTTCGCAACCTTGACGAATGCGGTATTATTCGTCTTGGTGCTCGCATCGCTCCCGACGATATCCTCGTCGGTAAGATCACTCCTAAGGGTGAAACCCAGCTTACTCCCGAAGAGAAACTGCTTCGTGCAATCTTTGGTGATAAAGCCCGTGATGTGAAAAACACTTCCCTTAAGGTTCCGCCGGGAATCGAAGGTACCATCGTTGACGTTAAAGTCTTTAACCGCCGTTCCGGTGAAAAAGACGATCGTACCCGCAATATTGAGGATTTCGAGCTTGCCAAACACGATATGAAAGAAAGCAAGCACATCGAATCACTGACCAACAAAACCCGCGTCAAGATCGCGGAAGTGGTCACTAACAAGCAGATCTCCCAGACCCTTATGGGTCGCAAGAAGGGTGAAGTACTTGCTGAGGCTGGACACATCATTACTGATGAAATCCTCGCAGAAGTACCCCTTAAGAAACTGGGCGGACTCTTTGCAGATAAAGAAACCAACGAAGCAGTAAAACAGCTGCTCGCTGAATATGACAAACAGATTCGCATTATCAAAGGCATCTACGATGTTAAACGCGAAAAAGTTACCGAAGGTGATGATCTGCCTCCGGGCGTAATCAAGATGGTCAAAGTCTACATCGCTGTTAAGCGTAAGCTCAGCGTAGGTGACAAAATGGCCGGTCGCCACGGTAACAAGGGTGTTGTTTCCAACATTCTGCCTGAACAGGATATGCCGTTCTTCGCCAACGGAACTCCCATGGACATCGTACTGAACCCGCTTGGTGTTCCTTCACGTATGAACATCGGTCAGATTATGGAAACCCACCTCGGTTGGGCAGCCCTTGCTCTTGGACAGAAGTTCGCGGCTATGCTCGACAACGGTGAAGCTCTCGGCGTTATCCGCCAGGAAATTAAAGACACCTTCGAGTCAGAAGATGTTTACGAGCTGATTGATTCACTGGATGATGAAGAATTCAGACTGGCAGTCAATAAAGCCCGTGAGGGTATTGTCACCAAGACTCCTGTCTTCGACGGTGCTACTGAAGAAGAAATCTGGGATCTGGTCGGCAAGACCGGAATCGGGGATGACGGTAAAGTTACCCTTTACGACGGACGTACCGGTGATCCTTTCCACAACCGTGTAACCGTCGGTGTCATGTACATCCTCAAGCTGCACCACCTTGTTGATGAAAAGATTCACGCCCGTTCCACCGGCCCTTACTCGCTGGTTACCCAGCAGCCTCTCGGCGGTAAGGCTCAGTTCGGTGGTCAGCGTCTCGGTGAGATGGAAGTTTGGGCTCTTGAAGCATACGGCGCAGCCTACCTGCTTCAGGAATTCCTGACCGTCAAGTCTGATGACGTTACCGGTCGTGTCAAGATGTACGAAAAGATTGTCAAGGGAGATAACTTCCTTGAAGCCGGCCTGCCTGAATCATTTAACGTTCTGGTCAAGGAACTTATGTCCCTCGGCCTTGATGTTAACCTTCTTCAGGATGAAGTCGAAGAGACTGCCGACAAGAAATAA
- the rplL gene encoding 50S ribosomal protein L7/L12, translating to MADITKDQVVDFISNMTVLELSEFIKELEEKFGVSAAAPVAAVAAMPAAGGEAAGGEEQTEFDVILKSAGGNKIAVIKVVRALTGLGLKEAKAKVDEAPAAIKEGVEKAEAEEALKQLEEAGAEAEMK from the coding sequence ATGGCAGATATCACCAAAGATCAGGTAGTTGATTTTATTTCCAACATGACTGTTCTCGAACTCTCTGAGTTCATCAAAGAACTGGAAGAAAAATTCGGCGTTTCCGCTGCAGCTCCCGTAGCAGCAGTAGCAGCTATGCCTGCAGCTGGCGGCGAAGCAGCTGGTGGCGAAGAGCAGACTGAATTTGACGTAATCCTGAAGTCCGCTGGCGGCAACAAGATTGCAGTTATCAAAGTTGTTCGCGCTCTGACCGGTCTTGGCCTCAAAGAAGCTAAGGCTAAAGTTGACGAAGCTCCCGCAGCTATCAAAGAAGGCGTAGAAAAAGCAGAAGCAGAAGAAGCTCTCAAGCAGCTTGAAGAAGCCGGTGCTGAAGCCGAAATGAAGTAA
- the rplJ gene encoding 50S ribosomal protein L10, whose translation MNRQEKAQIIEQLKEKAEGASIAIVTDFKGLGVEEFTELRANLRKVGVDCQVVKNTLARLAFTGTDHEVLADKFKENCAIVIGYEDPVAAAKAVADFAKGSKTFKMRFASLEGKYLDEDGVQALSKLPSKEELLGKTLGTMNAVPTNFVSLLANVPRGFLNVLTALKDQKEAA comes from the coding sequence GTGAACAGGCAAGAAAAAGCCCAGATTATTGAGCAGCTTAAAGAAAAAGCTGAAGGGGCGAGTATTGCCATCGTTACCGATTTTAAAGGCCTTGGCGTGGAAGAGTTCACTGAACTTCGCGCTAACCTGAGAAAAGTCGGTGTCGATTGCCAAGTAGTCAAGAACACTCTGGCCCGGTTGGCTTTCACAGGTACTGATCATGAAGTACTGGCTGACAAATTCAAGGAAAACTGCGCAATTGTAATTGGATATGAAGATCCTGTTGCAGCAGCAAAAGCAGTTGCCGATTTCGCAAAAGGAAGCAAGACTTTCAAAATGCGTTTCGCATCCCTTGAGGGCAAATATCTTGACGAAGATGGCGTGCAGGCGCTTTCCAAGCTTCCGAGCAAGGAAGAGCTCCTCGGCAAAACTCTGGGTACAATGAATGCAGTACCCACCAACTTTGTGAGCTTGCTCGCAAACGTACCCCGTGGCTTCCTGAACGTTCTGACTGCATTGAAAGATCAGAAAGAAGCTGCATAA